In Bacteroidales bacterium, the genomic window GATAATTATGCAGGACTTGGTGTTGAATTGCAGTCATACCGTGAGGTTTATGATACGGTAAAGTCTCTAAAGCATAACCTGGGTGCATTGGTTTCCAAAGAGGCTGAGGCGGCCAGGGAACAGGATTTTTACAGGTTTCAGCTTGAGGAGCTCGAAACAGCAAGGTTAGTTGCCGGGGAGCAGGAACAAACAGAAGAGGAGTTGAAGTTACTTACCCATGCTGAAGAGATCAAAACACGATTGCATAATGCCGCCGAAATACTCGACAGAGAGCATGGTCTGATTGATATGATCCAGGAGTTGATGCATGAAGTCAAGCCGGTAAGATCATATTACAGTGACATCGAAACCGTTTACAATACGATCGAAAGCAGTTTATTTGAATTAAAGGAGGCCTCATTAGACCTTGGCAGAGTGGGCGAAAAACTGGATGTTGATCCTGAAAGAGTCATTCAGCTAAACGAACGTCTGAATACAATCTATCACCTTCAGCATAAACACCGCACTGACAGTGTGGATGGGTTATTGAAAGTAAAAGACGAATATGCCGGAAAAATTGCTGCTTACTCATCCTTAAATGAGCAAATTGAACACTTGAAAAACCAGATCAGCGAGTTGGAGAGTGAACTTCAACAACGTGCAGAATTAATTTCAGCAAAACGGCACTCATCCAGTTCCGAATTTGAGAGTGAGATTATCAAACTCATCGAAGGACTTGGGATGCCACTCGCCCGGTTTAGTGTTAATATACTGCCAATCAATGAACTTACACCCGATGGTCTTGATCACGTTAGCTTTCTCTTTAATGCCAACAAAGGTGGAGAGCTACAGGAACTTGCACGTGTTGCTTCTGGTGGAGAACTATCGAGGCTGTTACTTGCCATCAAATCAGTCAACACCTCACGTAATTTGATTTCTACCATCATCTTCGACGAGATTGACAGCGGTGTTTCGGGTGAAGTTGCCGGAAAAATGGGAAATATTATGCAGATCATGGCCAGGACAATGCAGGTAATCTCCATCACGCATATACCTCAGATTGCAGCACGTGGAGCACATCATTATGTAGTGTATAAAGAAACCGGCGATGAACAGACAAAAACTTATATCCGGCAAATTCTCAGGGAAGAGCGTATTGTGGAGATTGCTAAGATGCTCAGCGATACCACTGTTACTGTCCCGGCATTGGAAACTGCTAAAGAACTGTTGAAAAATTAGTTTCTTTGCGCAAATTATAAATTGAACATCATGTCAAATAAATTACTTGAAGGGAAAAAAGGAATTATTTTCGGAGCGCTCAACAACCTTTCCATTGCATGGAAAGTGGCTGAAAGAGCACATCAGGAGGGAGCACGCTTTGTATTGACCAACACCCCTGTTGCCATGCGCTTCGGTGAAATTGACGAACTTGCTGAAAAAACCAGTGCAATCGTCATCCCCGCTGATGCCACAAGCGAAAAGGATATCCAGAACCTGATATCAAAAACAATGGAGCATTTTGGCGGAAAATTCGATTTTATTCTCCATTCCATCGGGATGTCAATGAACGTGCGCAAAGGGCGCCCTTACAACGACCTGAGCTACGAATATTTAATGAAAACACTTGATGTGTCGGCAGTTTCCTTCCATAAAGTGCTGCAGGCTGCCTATAAAATGGATGCAATCAACGAATGGGGATCTGTGTTGGCATTATCGTACGTTGCAGCTCAACGCACCCTCTACCGTTACAACGACATGGCCGATGCCAAGGCCTTGCTTGAATCGATTGCGCGTAGCTTTGGTTATATCTACGGGCGTGAACGCAAAGTCAGGATAAATACTGTTTCACAGTCCCCGACCAAAACAACTGCTGGTAGCGGGGTGAAAGGGATGGACGGACTGATGGATTTTACCGAACGAATGTCACCACTAGGAAAT contains:
- the recN gene encoding DNA repair protein RecN, translated to MLKHLTIKNYALIESLEADFHHGFSVITGETGAGKSIILGALGLILGQRADLQSLMDKNEKCIVEGFFNIDHLELKSFFDENSLDYDPSQAILRREILPSGKSRAFINDTPVNLNLLKELAEKLVDIHSQNRVTSLQDEGFQLAALDNYAGLGVELQSYREVYDTVKSLKHNLGALVSKEAEAAREQDFYRFQLEELETARLVAGEQEQTEEELKLLTHAEEIKTRLHNAAEILDREHGLIDMIQELMHEVKPVRSYYSDIETVYNTIESSLFELKEASLDLGRVGEKLDVDPERVIQLNERLNTIYHLQHKHRTDSVDGLLKVKDEYAGKIAAYSSLNEQIEHLKNQISELESELQQRAELISAKRHSSSSEFESEIIKLIEGLGMPLARFSVNILPINELTPDGLDHVSFLFNANKGGELQELARVASGGELSRLLLAIKSVNTSRNLISTIIFDEIDSGVSGEVAGKMGNIMQIMARTMQVISITHIPQIAARGAHHYVVYKETGDEQTKTYIRQILREERIVEIAKMLSDTTVTVPALETAKELLKN
- a CDS encoding enoyl-ACP reductase, which translates into the protein MSNKLLEGKKGIIFGALNNLSIAWKVAERAHQEGARFVLTNTPVAMRFGEIDELAEKTSAIVIPADATSEKDIQNLISKTMEHFGGKFDFILHSIGMSMNVRKGRPYNDLSYEYLMKTLDVSAVSFHKVLQAAYKMDAINEWGSVLALSYVAAQRTLYRYNDMADAKALLESIARSFGYIYGRERKVRINTVSQSPTKTTAGSGVKGMDGLMDFTERMSPLGNATADECADYCITLFSDLTKKVTMQNLFHDGGFSSMGMSYRAMQMYNRSLECEDCPEYTEDDIEVND